One Euphorbia lathyris chromosome 1, ddEupLath1.1, whole genome shotgun sequence DNA segment encodes these proteins:
- the LOC136233822 gene encoding rhamnogalacturonan I rhamnosyltransferase 1-like has protein sequence MGALKGVEKVKSISRSKMKMWMIRATSSVLLWTCIVQLTTIGEMWGPRVLKGWPSCFSHESAALEENLPALPVRLLPPKRVYKNNGYLMVSCNGGLNQMRAAICDMVAIARYLNVTLIVPELDKTSFWADPSEFQDIFDLDHFITSLRDEVRILKQLPPRLKGRVELGMTYTMAPVSWSDISYYSNQILPLIQKYKVLHLNRTDARLANNHQPIEIQKLRCRVNFSALKFTSQIEELGKRVIKLLRQNGPFLVLHLRYEMDMLAFSGCSQGCNYEEVEELTRMRYAYPWWKEKIINSDLKRKDGLCPLTPEETALTLRALDIDPSIQIYIAAGEIYGGERRMASLTAAYPKVVRKETLLEPLDLRFFQNHSSQMAALDYLVALESDIFVPTYDGNMAKVVEGHRRFLGFKKTILLDRRLLVDLIDRYNSGSLSWDEFSDAVKEAHSERMGNPTKRLVIPERPKEEDYFYSNPEECFQMSDDYPLSST, from the exons ATGGGAGCGCTTAAAGGAGTGGAGAAGGTAAAGAGTATATCGAGGTCGAAAATGAAGATGTGGATGATACGCGCCACCTCTTCGGTTTTATTATGGACATGTATTGTTCAATTGACGACGATCGGCGAGATGTGGGGGCCTAGGGTTTTGAAAGGATGGCCCTCTTGTTTCTCTCATGAATCGGCCGCCTTGGAGGAGAACCTTCCTGCTCTGCCAGTTCGACTGTTGCCCCCGAAGA GGGTTTATAAGAACAATGGATATCTCATGGTTTCCTGCAATGGAGGTCTCAATCAAATGAGAGCAGCG ATTTGTGACATGGTTGCTATTGCAAGGTATTTGAATGTCACACTTATTGTTCCTGAGCTGGATAAAACTTCCTTTTGGGCAGATCCCAG TGAGTTTCAAGATATATTTGATCTTGATCATTTCATTACATCATTGAGAGATGAAGTTCGGATATTGAAACAATTGCCTCCTAGGCTGAAGGGCAGAGTGGAACTGGGTATGACGTATACCATGGCACCCGTCAGTTGGTCTGATATATCTTATTATAGCAATCAG ATTCTTCCTTTGATACAGAAGTACAAGGTTTTACATCTTAATAGAACCGATGCTCGACTTGCCAATAATCATCAACCTATTGAAATTCAGAAGCTGCGTTGCCGTGTAAATTTTAGTGCTCTGAAATTCACCTCTCAGATAGAGGAGTTAGGCAAAAGAGTTATAAAGCTTCTTAGGCAAAATGGTCCTTTTTTAGTACTTCACCTCAGATATGAAATGGACATGTTAGCATTTTCTGGCTGTTCGCAGGGTTGCAATTATGAAGAGGTAGAAGAATTGACAAGAATGAG GTATGCTTATCCTTGGTGgaaagagaaaataataaattctGATCTAAAAAGGAAAGACGGATTATGCCCTTTGACACCGGAGGAAACAGCTCTCACATTGAGGGCGTTGGACATTGATCCAAGCATACAGATATACATTGCAGCAGGTGAAATATATGGTGGAGAAAGGAGAATGGCAAGCCTTACAGCAGCTTATCCGAAAGTG GTCAGAAAGGAAACGCTGCTGGAACCATTAGACCTTAGATTTTTTCAGAACCACTCATCTCAGATGGCAGCACTAGATTATCTCGTTGCTTTAGAGAGCGATATCTTTGTTCCTACATATGATGGAAACATGGCTAAAGTTGTTGAAGGCCACCGGAG ATTCCTTGGATTCAAGAAGACAATTTTACTGGACAGAAGGCTTTTGGTTGATTTGATAGACAGATATAATAGCGGATCCTTGAGTTGGGATGAGTTCTCAGATGCTGTAAAAGAAGCACATTCAGAGCGGATGGGGAACCCGACAAAGAGATTGGTGATCCCAGAGAGGCCAAAAGAAGAGGACTATTTCTATTCAAACCCAGAAGAGTGCTTCCAGATGTCAGATGATTATCCGTTGAGCAGCACATGA